The Humulus lupulus chromosome 3, drHumLupu1.1, whole genome shotgun sequence genome window below encodes:
- the LOC133821819 gene encoding phosphopantothenate--cysteine ligase 1-like, producing the protein MDLKATEANINGVIESFFNLAPPLRNNADISAKLENFIKRNEMNSGNGGARRIVCVTSGGTTVPLEQRCVRYIDNFSSGHRGATSTEYFVKAGYAVIFLYRRGTFQPFCRSLPDDPLLECFELTDGSNIKVQESYSEAVKRAIAEHHSAVNKGFLLKLPFTTIFEYLQMLRMIAMSTSKLGPKAMFYLAAAVSDFYVPWQSMAEHKIQSASGPLNMQLAQVPKMLPVLRQEWAPTAFLISFKLETDSKILLKKAAGALEKYRMNMVVANELLTRKEEVVVVTSSENIRVSRDKNVGVDDVEDPLIQLLVERHSIHINTNSSSSDL; encoded by the exons GGATTTGAAAGCTACTGAAGCCAACATAAATGGGGTAATCGAATCCTTTTTCAACTTAGCTCCCCCTTTAAGGAACAATGCTGATATCAGTGCAAAGCTAGAgaattttattaaaagaaatgagATGAATTCTG GAAATGGAGGAGCTAGGAGGATTGTGTGTGTGACATCAGGTGGAACCACTGTTCCCCTGGAGCAACGTTGTGTTCGATACATTGATAATTTCAGCTCGGGCCATAGAGGAGCAACATCCACAGA GTATTTTGTTAAGGCTGGATATGCGGTTATCTTTCTATATAGGAG GGGAACCTTCCAACCCTTTTGCCGGTCTCTTCCGGATGATCCCTTGCTAGAATGTTTTGAGTTAACTGATGGATCAAACATTAAAG TACAGGAGTCATATTCTGAAGCAGTAAAAAGGGCAATTGCTGAGCATCATTCT GCTGTCAACAAAGGCTTCTTATTGAAACTTCCTTTCACAACCATATTTGAGTATCTTCAG ATGTTACGGATGATTGCCATGTCTACCAGCAAGCTCGGACCAAAAGCAATGTTTTATCTTGCAGCTGCCGTTTCTGACTTCTATGTTCCCTGGCAAAGCATG GCAGAACATAAGATTCAATCAGCCTCTGGCCCTTTGAACATGCAACTTGCCCAAGTGCCGAAGATGTTACCAGTCCTCAGGCAAGAGTGGGCTCCAACGGCTTTTCTCATTTCATTCAAG CTAGAGACAGATTCAAAGATTCTTTTGAAGAAGGCAGCTGGGGCTCTTGAAAAGTATAGGATGAATATGGTGGTGGCAAACGAGCTGTTAACTCGCAAAGAGGAAGTTGTGGTTGTTACAAGCAGCGAAAATATTAGAGTTAGCAGAGACAAGAATGTGGGTGTTGATGATGTGGAAGATCCTCTAATTCAACTTCTTGTTGAAAGACATTCAATCCATATCAACACcaattcttcttcttctgatCTATGA
- the LOC133821820 gene encoding pentatricopeptide repeat-containing protein At5g39350-like, with amino-acid sequence MALPRLCPILSPLSSKFYCLRRYKHCSATSKAFDFLRLLKLCKASEDLKRVYSLLVVHGLNGDELFLGEFFRSCFHVGTSHLAFSVFRRIEKPRLSFQNLMIRCLCQYGLYDDVLSLYLHCRFLGCSFDEFTFPSVIKACAALGAIRTGKELHCFVLRTGFGKNLVIETALVDFYAKYGRMKSARDMVDGMSNPDLVSWNALISGYSLNGLDREAVEVFRGIFGAGLKPDLSTLASMIPVCTRLGWIEVGKSLHGFAVKYGYFSNDFLVPALISMYAGNMDSCTARNLFDTVLQKNSSVWNAIISAYTQMEMPTAAFVMFRSMLRDDKQPNTITFISIIPSCANLSSMSFGESIHASAIRQGSDNQAPIMAALLSMYAKLGDINSASYIFHQMPSRNRLSWNCMISGYVYNGQWESSLGAFCEMQFAGFNPDEVSIVSILSACSKLEALLLGKSVHAFYLRKGFDSNLNVSNALLGFYTGCHKISSCLNLFNEMPVRNVISWNTLISICIHNKEIETADFVLHQMQKECQELDPVTLISILPNFSEKKNMRQGMAIHCYAVKTGFLRGVSLVNSLITMYCNCGDLDAGKLLFEFLPEKSLVSWNAMMTGFRHHSLHKEVMVLFGEMTRDRKKPNHITLLNLLPACYSRLQGKSVHAFALRAGIIVETTIVTSLIIMYARFNDLRFCLLLFQMGKKEDISLWNAIMSVHVQTKNTEKVITFFFDLLQLRLEPDNLTILSLISACVQLNSLKFTKSVNAYLIRKGIDKEVTISNALVDLYARCGNISVARKIFDRLKGKDDISWSVMINGYGLHGDGKAALDLFTQMELSGIKPNGVTYSTILSACSHSGLAEEGRRIFNSMARDGISPGAEHYACLVDLLARTGNLVEAYEIVEGLPFTPSTSTLEALLGGCSIHGNVELAEKTSRKLSEWDPENSTSYVMLHNIYAASGRWNDAEKVRCEIGKRRLRKIPGFSLFLKGD; translated from the coding sequence ATGGCACTCCCTCGTCTCTGTCCCATTCTTTCTCCTCTCTCATCAAAATTTTATTGCCTCAGAAGATATAAGCATTGCTCGGCAACTTCGAAAGCCTTTGACTTTCTTCGTCTGCTAAAGCTCTGCAAGGCTAGCGAGGATTTGAAACGTGTCTACTCTCTTCTTGTTGTACATGGTCTCAATGGCGACGAGCTTTTTCTGGGAGAGTTTTTCAGGTCTTGTTTTCACGTGGGTACTTCTCATTTGGCTTTCTCTGTGTTTAGACGAATCGAAAAGCCCAGACTTAGTTTTCAGAACTTGATGATCAGATGCCTCTGCCAGTACGGCTTATACGACGATGTCTTGTCTCTCTATCTCCATTGTCGTTTCTTGGGTTGTTCTTTTGATGAGTTCACGTTTCCATCCGTAATCAAGGCTTGTGCGGCTCTGGGTGCTATCAGGACTGGAAAAGAGCTCCATTGCTTTGTTTTGAGAACTGGGTTTGGAAAGAACCTTGTTATTGAGACTGCTTTGGTTGATTTTTATGCGAAATATGGTCGTATGAAGAGTGCACGTGATATGGTTGATGGAATGTCGAACCCAGATTTGGTATCCTGGAACGCATTGATCTCTGGTTATTCGTTAAACGGACTTGATAGGGAAGCTGTAGAGGTTTTCAGGGGGATTTTTGGGGCGGGTTTGAAGCCAGATTTGAGCACTTTGGCTAGTATGATTCCTGTTTGCACACGTCTTGGTTGGATTGAAGTTGGTAAATCTCTGCATGGCTTTGCTGTGAAATATGGATATTTTAGCAATGATTTTCTGGTTCCTGCTCTCATTTCAATGTATGCTGGTAACATGGATTCATGTACTGCCAGAAACTTGTTTGACACTGTACTACAGAAAAATAGTTCTGTTTGGAATGCTATTATCTCTGCTTACACCCAAATGGAAATGCCAACGGCAGCCTTTGTCATGTTCCGGTCAATGCTTCGTGATGACAAACAACCTAATACAATCACTTTCATCTCTATCATTCCTTCATGTGCAAATCTGAGTAGCATGTCATTTGGCGAATCTATTCATGCTTCGGCCATTAGACAAGGGTCAGACAATCAAGCTCCTATAATGGCAGCTCTTCTTTCAATGTATGCCAAGCTAGGTGATATCAATTCAGCCAGTTATATATTTCATCAGATGCCCAGTAGAAATAGACTTTCATGGAATTGTATGATTTCTGGTTATGTGTACAACGGACAATGGGAATCAAGTTTAGGCGCCTTCTGCGAAATGCAATTTGCAGGATTCAATCCAGATGAAGTTTCCATTGTCAGCATTCTCTCCGCCTGCTCCAAACTAGAGGCTCTTCTGCTTGGTAAGTCTGTCCATGCCTTTTATTTAAGAAAGGGTTTTGATTCAAACCTTAATGTGTCAAATGCACTGCTGGGATTTTACACTGGTTGTCACAAGATTTCCTCTTGTTTGAATTTATTCAATGAAATGCCTGTAAGAAATGTCATTTCATGGAATACTTTGATATCGATTTGCATACACAATAAAGAAATAGAAACAGCAGATTTCGTTCTTCACCAAATGCAAAAAGAGTGCCAAGAACTGGATCCAGTGACCCTGATAAGCATACTCCCTAATTTCAGTGAGAAGAAAAATATGAGACAAGGAATGGCCATTCATTGCTATGCTGTCAAAACTGGGTTTTTACGAGGCGTTTCTCttgttaattcacttattaccATGTACTGTAACTGTGGAGATCTTGATGCCGGGAAGTTGCTTTTCGAATTCTTGCCTGAAAAGAGTTTGGTGTCTTGGAATGCTATGATGACCGGCTTTCGTCACCACAGTTTACATAAGGAGGTTATGGTATTATTTGGCGAAATGACAAGGGATAGAAAGAAGCCAAATCATATAACATTGCTGAATTTATTGCCTGCCTGCTACAGCCGATTGCAGGGTAAGTCTGTCCATGCTTTTGCACTTAGAGCAGGAATCATTGTTGAAACCACCATTGTTACATCTCTAATAATCATGTATGCTAGATTTAACGATCTTAGATTCTGTCTCCTACTGTTCCAAATGGGAAAAAAAGAAGACATTTCCCTGTGGAATGCTATCATGTCTGTACATGTACAAACAAAAAATACTGAAAAGGTCATCACCTTCTTCTTCGATTTGCTTCAGTTGAGATTGGAGCCTGACAATCTAACCATACTGAGCCTAATTTCTGCCTGCGTTCAGCTAAATAGCCTAAAGTTCACCAAGTCTGTTAACGCTTACTTGATACGCAAGGGAATTGATAAAGAAGTGACTATCAGCAATGCCCTTGTGGATTTGTATGCAAGATGTGGAAACATTTCAGTTGCAAGAAAGATATTTGATCGCTTGAAGGGAAAAGATGATATTTCTTGGAGTGTGATGATCAATGGGTATGGATTACATGGTGACGGTAAAGCTGCACTTGATCTTTTTACACAGATGGAACTTTCAGGGATAAAGCCTAATGGGGTCACATATTCAACCATTTTATCAGCCTGCAGCCACTCTGGCCTAGCCGAGGAAGGCCGCAGGATCTTCAACTCCATGGCACGGGATGGGATATCGCCTGGAGCAGAGCACTACGCTTGCTTGGTGGACCTCCTAGCTAGAACAGGTAACTTGGTGGAGGCTTATGAGATTGTTGAAGGGCTTCCTTTTACACCGTCCACAAGCACACTTGAGGCTCTTTTGGGTGGTTGCAGCATCCATGGAAATGTTGAACTTGCAGAAAAAACTAGTAGGAAACTGTCTGAATGGGACCCTGAAAACTCGACATCTTATGTAATGCTCCACAATATCTATGCAGCTAGTGGAAGGTGGAACGATGCAGAGAAAGTGAGGTGTGAGATTGGAAAAAGAAGATTAAGAAAAATACCTGGGTTTAGTCTTTTTCTAAAAGGTGATTAG
- the LOC133821817 gene encoding uncharacterized protein LOC133821817 isoform X1, which produces MEPTPAPFLPEPLIHNILAHLPPKDAIRASATSKIWRFAWLSSPFFVFDETTLPFKDTHFFDYADRSLGLWLDRCHARGVNVEKLKLCADITDEQSFSRFVQLVAMATKRDFKVMELQSCSEEFWVLFNCTSFWLLLFEAKSLDVLSLKSFGILIAGSLVATSSLKKLIVSCSCIDDNSLKNLLSCFPLLENLVLDYCFGFSELHISCPELRTLEVSYYGLSAPNVVIKAEKLESFIYTRALNSPGSISFLSCRLLKSLQIERADFGQPDAIEDYIKQIPLLENLALLDCGLTGTGSFLLSHSNLKSLRIQCCWGLLKAEINTPNLCYFRYCGTIFQLTTFRYSCSGLLKAEIELTTGSMERTEWFWFIKLRNFLQIFSRCKALKVHCYIQGFTEEHRDYNLLPDPLYEAKHLNITNRKLPIADYACFLGAMIKLFPCVETLFLKTGYAKIFIEFSEDGSFSLNWRETINISDSDEYDRIFQSISVVIDDIVEWLNWTEEDTPIRKEDLHQQTLAEHKIQSASGPLNMQLAQVPKMLPVLRQEWAPKAFLISFKLETDSKILLKKVAGAREIYKMNMVVANELVTHNKQ; this is translated from the exons ATGGAACCAACACCGGCCCCCTTCTTGCCGGAGCCACTCATTCACAACATCCTAGCTCATCTTCCTCCAAAGGACGCCATTCGAGCTTCTGCCACCTCCAAGATATGGCGGTTTGCCTGGCTTTCCTCTCCCTTTTTCGTCTTCGACGAAACAACACTACCCTTCAAAGACACCCATTTCTTTGATTACGCGGACAGGAGCTTGGGGCTCTGGCTCGATCGCTGCCATGCCAGGGGGGTTAACGTGGAGAAGCTAAAGCTCTGCGCCGACATCACCGACGAGCAATCCTTTTCTCGTTTCGTTCAGCTGGTCGCCATGGCCACCAAGCGTGATTTTAAGGTAATGGAACTTCAAAGCTGCtctgaagaattctgggttctcTTTAATTGCACTTCTTTTTGGCTACTTCTTTTTGAAGCCAAATCGCTCGACGTTTTGTCTCTGAAAAGCTTTGGTATTCTCATTGCGGGTTCTTTGGTGGCGACCTCTTCTTTGAAGAAGCTTATTGTTAGTTGTTCATGTATAGATGATAATAGTTTAAAGAATTTGTTATCCTGCTTTCCTTTATTGGAGAATTTAGTATTGGATTACTGTTTTGGTTTCTCTGAGCTCCATATTTCGTGCCCCGAACTTAGAACACTGGAGGTGAGTTATTACGGCCTTTCAGCTCCGAATGTGGTGATCAAAGCTGAAAAGCTCGAGTCTTTTATTTATACCAGGGCTTTAAACTCTCCTGGAAGTATTAGCTTTTTAAGTTGTAGATTACTAAAAAGTTTGCAAATTGAACGTGCGGATTTCGGTCAGCCTGATGCCATTGAAGATTATATCAAGCAAATTCCTTTGCTTGAGAATCTGGCATTACTGGATTGTGGATTGACTGGGACTGGGAGTTTTCTGCTCTCTCACTCAAATCTCAAGAGTTTGAGGATTCAATGTTGCTGGGGGTTGTTGAAGGCTGAGATCAACACCCCTAATCTTTGTTATTTCAGATATTGCGGGACCATTTTTCAGTTGACAACGTTTAGATACTCTTGTTCTGGATTGCTTAAGGCTGAAATTGAATTGACCACGGGTTCTATGGAGCGAACCGAATGGTTTTGGTTCATTAAGCTGAGAAATTTCCTCCAAATCTTCAGCAGATGCAAAGCATTGAAGGTGCATTGTTACATACAG GGATTTACGGAAGAACACAGGGATTATAATTTGCTTCCTGATCCTTTGTACGAGgcaaaacatttgaatattacgAATCGGAAGCTTCCAATAGCAGATTACGCTTGTTTTCTGGGTGCAATGATAAAGCTTTTTCCTTGTGTagaaaccctatttcttaagacAGGGTATGCTAAAATCTTCATTGAG TTTAGTGAAGATGGATCTTTCTCTTTGAACTGGCGAGAAACTATCAACATTTCTGATAGTGATGAGTATGACAGAATATTTCAGTCTATCAGTGTGGTCATTGATGATATAGTAGAG TGGCTTAATTGGACGGAGGAAGATACCCCTATTCGAAAAGAAGATCTGCATCAGCAAACTCTG GCAGAACATAAGATTCAATCAGCATCTGGCCCTTTGAACATGCAACTTGCTCAAGTACCAAAGATGTTACCAGTGCTTAGGCAAGAGTGGGCTCCAAAGGCTTTTCTCATTTCATTCAAG CTAGAGACAGATTCAAAGATTCTTTTGAAGAAGGTAGCTGGAGCTCGTGAAATATACAAGATGAATATGGTGGTAGCAAACGAGCTGGTAACTCACAACAAGCAGTGA
- the LOC133821821 gene encoding coatomer subunit beta-1-like, giving the protein MEKSCTLLVHFDKGTPALANEIKEALEGNEIEYKIDAMKKAIMLLLNGETIPQLFITIIRYVLPSEDHTIQKLLLLYLEIIDKTDSKGKVLPEMILICQNLRNNLQHPNEYIRGVTLRFLCRLNEAEIVEPLIPSILQNLEHRHPFVRRNAVLAVMSVYRLPGGDQLLVDAPEIIEKFLSSEQDNSSKHNAFLMLFTCAQERAVNYLFTHIDKIIDWGEQLQMVVLELIKKVCRANKGEKGKYIKIIISLLNAPSSAVIYECAGTLVSLSSAPTAVRAAASTYCHLLLSQSDNNVKLIVLDRLNELKASHREIMIELVMDVLRALSSPNLDIKRKALDIVLDLITHRNVDEVVLMLKKEVVKTQSGEHEKNGEYRQMLVQAIHNCAIKFPEVASTVVHLLMDFLGDTNVASALDVAVFVREIIETNPKLRVSIITRLLDTFYQIRASRVCAGALWIIGEYCLSLSEVESGIVTIKQCLGDLPFFTPSEEGEDLGAQKTSQPVNSTTVSSRRPVVLADGTYATQSAVLETALSPPTLVQGSLASIGNLRSLILSGDFFLGAVVACTLTKLVLRLEEVQSSKTEINKTTTQVLLILVSMLQLGQSSALPQPIDNDSHERIVLCMRLLCNTGDDVRKIWLQSCRESFVKMLADKQLRETEEIKAKAQTSNAQPDDLIDFYHLKSRKGMSQLELEDEVQDDLKRATGEFTKDGDDANKLNRILQLTGFSDPVYAEAYVTVHHYDIVLDVTVINRTKETLQNLCLELATMGDLKLVERPQNYTLAPESSKQIKANIKVSSTETGVIFGNIVYETSSNVHDRSVIVLNDIHIDIMDYISPASCADVTFRTMWAEFEWENKVAVNTVIQNEKGFLDHIMKSTNMKCLTPPSALEGECGFLAANLYAKSVFGEDALVNVSIEKQADGKLSGYIRIRSKTQGIALSLGDKITLKQKGGA; this is encoded by the exons ATGGAGAAGTCTTGTACCTTACTGGTTCACTTCGACAAGGGCACGCCGGCCCTCGCTAACGAGATCAAGGAGGCCTTGGAAGGAAACGAAATCGAATACAAGATCGACGCTATGAAGAAGGCTATCATGCTCCTCCTCAATGGCGAGACCATTCCCCAGCTCTTCATCACCATTATTCGCTACGTTCTTCCTTCTGAGGACCACACCATTCAGAAGCTTCTCCTTCTCTACTTGGAGATCATTGACAAGACCGATAGCAAGGGCAAAGTCCTCCCTGAGATGATTCTCATTTGCCAGAATCTCCGTAACAACCTCCAGCACCCCAATGAGTACATCCGCGGCGTCACTCTTCGATTCCTTTGCCGCCTCAACGAGGCCGAGATCGTCGAGCCTCTTATCCCTTCGATTCTCCAGAATTTGGAGCACCGCCACCCCTTTGTTCGCCGTAACGCAGTCCTCGCCGTCATGTCCGTCTACCGCCTTCCCGGGGGTGATCAATTGCTGGTCGATGCCCCGGAGATCATCGAGAAGTTCCTCTCCTCCGAGCAGGACAATTCTAGTAAGCATAATGCCTTTCTCATGCTCTTTACTTGTGCCCAGGAGCGTGCTGTTAATTACCTTTTCACCCACATTGATAAAATTATCGATTGGGGTGAGCAGCTTCAGATGGTCGTTTTAGAATTGATTAAGAAAGTTTGTAGAGCCAATAAGGGAGAGAAGGGAAAATACATTAAGATTATTATCTCTCTTTTGAATGCCCCTTCCAGTGCTGTTATCTATGAGTGTGCTGGGACGCTTGTTTCCCTGTCCTCGGCCCCAACGGCTGTCAGGGCTGCAGCCAGTACTTACTGCCATCTTTTGCTCTCCCAGAGTGATAACAATGTCAAGCTCATTGTTCTTGATAGGCTCAATGAGCTTAAAGCCTCCCATAGGGAAATCATGATTGAGTTGGTTATGGATGTTCTTAGAGCTCTTTCCAGCCCGAATCTAGACATTAAGAGGAAGGCCCTTGATATTGTGCTTGATTTGATTACCCATAGAAATGTCGATGAGGTTGTTCTTATGTTGAAGAAAGAGGTTGTCAAGACTCAGAGTGGCGAGCATGAGAAGAATGGCGAGTATAGGCAGATGCTGGTGCAAGCCATTCACAATTGCGCCATTAAGTTCCCTGAGGTTGCAAGCACTGTGGTGCATCTGTTGATGGACTTCTTGGGTGACACCAATGTGGCTTCTGCCTTAGATGTTGCTGTTTTTGTACGTGAGATTATTGAAACCAACCCGAAGTTGCGTGTTTCTATAATAACGAGGCTGCTGGATACTTTTTACCAGATTCGTGCTTCCAGGGTATGTGCTGGTGCTCTTTGGATCATTGGTGAGTACTGCCTTTCACTTTCCGAAGTGGAGAGTGGAATTGTGACCATTAAGCAATGTCTTGGGGACCTCCCTTTTTTTACCCCTTCTGAGGAAGGGGAGGATCTAGGTGCTCAAAAGACTTCTCAGCCTGTAAACTCCACCACTGTGTCCTCTAGGAGGCCTGTGGTACTTGCAGATGGGACTTATGCCACCCAGAGTGCGGTATTGGAAACTGCCTTGTCTCCACCTACACTTGTCCAAGGATCTTTGGCTTCTATTGGAAACTTGAGATCTCTTATTCTTTCAGGTGACTTTTTTCTCGGGGCTGTTGTAGCTTGCACATTGACAAAGCTTGTATTGAGATTGGAGGAGGTTCAGTCGTCAAAAACTGAAATTAACAAAACAACTACACAAGTTTTATTGATCTTGGTTTCTATGCTTCAATTGGGTCAATCCTCAGCTCTTCCACAACCCATTGATAATGATTCTCATGAGAGGATTGTGTTGTGTATGAGATTGTTATGCAACACTGGTGATGATGTTAGAAAAATATGGTTGCAGTCGTGCAGGGAGAGCTTTGTGAAAATGCTAGCAGATAAGCAGCTCCGGGAAACAGAGGAGATAAAAGCTAAGGCTCAAACATCTAATGCACAACCTGATGACCTTATCGATTTCTACCATTTGAAGAGCAGGAAG GGCATGAGCCAGCTTGAGTTGGAGGATGAGGTCCAAGACGATCTCAAACGTGCTACAGGAGAGTTCACAAAGGATGGAGATGATGCAAATAAACTGAATCGCATTCTTCAGCTCACAGGATTCAGTGATCCAGTTTATGCGGAGGCATATGTCACTGTTCATCATTATGATATTGTACTTGATGTCACTGTCATTAATCGAACTAAGGAGACACTACAGAATTTGTGCCTGGAGTTGGCCACCATGGGTGATCTCAAGCTCGTAGAGCGACCTCAGAACTATACTCTAGCTCCTGAATCGAGCAAACAGATAAAGGCAAATATTAAGGTTTCTTCAACTGAAACAGGAGTGATATTTGGCAATATTGTGTATGAGACTTCTTCAAATGTACATGACAGGAGTGTAATTGTTCTCAATGACATCCATATTGACATAATGGATTACATCTCTCCTGCTTCCTGCGCTGACGTGACATTTAGAACAATGTGGGCAGAGTTTGAGTGGGAGAATAAG GTTGCTGTTAACACTGTTATTCAAAACGAGAAGGGATTTTTGGACCACATTATGAAATCAACAAACATGAAGTGTCTCACTCCACC ATCCGCGCTCGAAGGGGAGTGCGGGTTCCTAGCAGCTAACTTGTACGCGAAGAGTGTTTTCGGGGAGGACGCTCTGGTGAATGTGAGTATCGAGAAACAAGCAGACGGTAAGCTAAGTGGATACATCAGAATAAGAAGTAAAACTCAAGGCATTGCATTGAGTCTTGGGGACAAGATCACATTGAAACAGAAGGGTGGTGCTTAG
- the LOC133821817 gene encoding uncharacterized protein LOC133821817 isoform X2, whose protein sequence is MEPTPAPFLPEPLIHNILAHLPPKDAIRASATSKIWRFAWLSSPFFVFDETTLPFKDTHFFDYADRSLGLWLDRCHARGVNVEKLKLCADITDEQSFSRFVQLVAMATKRDFKVMELQSCSEEFWVLFNCTSFWLLLFEAKSLDVLSLKSFGILIAGSLVATSSLKKLIVSCSCIDDNSLKNLLSCFPLLENLVLDYCFGFSELHISCPELRTLEVSYYGLSAPNVVIKAEKLESFIYTRALNSPGSISFLSCRLLKSLQIERADFGQPDAIEDYIKQIPLLENLALLDCGLTGTGSFLLSHSNLKSLRIQCCWGLLKAEINTPNLCYFRYCGTIFQLTTFRYSCSGLLKAEIELTTGSMERTEWFWFIKLRNFLQIFSRCKALKVHCYIQGFTEEHRDYNLLPDPLYEAKHLNITNRKLPIADYACFLGAMIKLFPCVETLFLKTGYAKIFIEFSEDGSFSLNWRETINISDSDEYDRIFQSISVVIDDIVEWLNWTEEDTPIRKEDLHQQTLAEHKIQSASGPLNMQLAQVPKMLPVLRQEWAPKAFLISFKTARDRFKDSFEEGSWSS, encoded by the exons ATGGAACCAACACCGGCCCCCTTCTTGCCGGAGCCACTCATTCACAACATCCTAGCTCATCTTCCTCCAAAGGACGCCATTCGAGCTTCTGCCACCTCCAAGATATGGCGGTTTGCCTGGCTTTCCTCTCCCTTTTTCGTCTTCGACGAAACAACACTACCCTTCAAAGACACCCATTTCTTTGATTACGCGGACAGGAGCTTGGGGCTCTGGCTCGATCGCTGCCATGCCAGGGGGGTTAACGTGGAGAAGCTAAAGCTCTGCGCCGACATCACCGACGAGCAATCCTTTTCTCGTTTCGTTCAGCTGGTCGCCATGGCCACCAAGCGTGATTTTAAGGTAATGGAACTTCAAAGCTGCtctgaagaattctgggttctcTTTAATTGCACTTCTTTTTGGCTACTTCTTTTTGAAGCCAAATCGCTCGACGTTTTGTCTCTGAAAAGCTTTGGTATTCTCATTGCGGGTTCTTTGGTGGCGACCTCTTCTTTGAAGAAGCTTATTGTTAGTTGTTCATGTATAGATGATAATAGTTTAAAGAATTTGTTATCCTGCTTTCCTTTATTGGAGAATTTAGTATTGGATTACTGTTTTGGTTTCTCTGAGCTCCATATTTCGTGCCCCGAACTTAGAACACTGGAGGTGAGTTATTACGGCCTTTCAGCTCCGAATGTGGTGATCAAAGCTGAAAAGCTCGAGTCTTTTATTTATACCAGGGCTTTAAACTCTCCTGGAAGTATTAGCTTTTTAAGTTGTAGATTACTAAAAAGTTTGCAAATTGAACGTGCGGATTTCGGTCAGCCTGATGCCATTGAAGATTATATCAAGCAAATTCCTTTGCTTGAGAATCTGGCATTACTGGATTGTGGATTGACTGGGACTGGGAGTTTTCTGCTCTCTCACTCAAATCTCAAGAGTTTGAGGATTCAATGTTGCTGGGGGTTGTTGAAGGCTGAGATCAACACCCCTAATCTTTGTTATTTCAGATATTGCGGGACCATTTTTCAGTTGACAACGTTTAGATACTCTTGTTCTGGATTGCTTAAGGCTGAAATTGAATTGACCACGGGTTCTATGGAGCGAACCGAATGGTTTTGGTTCATTAAGCTGAGAAATTTCCTCCAAATCTTCAGCAGATGCAAAGCATTGAAGGTGCATTGTTACATACAG GGATTTACGGAAGAACACAGGGATTATAATTTGCTTCCTGATCCTTTGTACGAGgcaaaacatttgaatattacgAATCGGAAGCTTCCAATAGCAGATTACGCTTGTTTTCTGGGTGCAATGATAAAGCTTTTTCCTTGTGTagaaaccctatttcttaagacAGGGTATGCTAAAATCTTCATTGAG TTTAGTGAAGATGGATCTTTCTCTTTGAACTGGCGAGAAACTATCAACATTTCTGATAGTGATGAGTATGACAGAATATTTCAGTCTATCAGTGTGGTCATTGATGATATAGTAGAG TGGCTTAATTGGACGGAGGAAGATACCCCTATTCGAAAAGAAGATCTGCATCAGCAAACTCTG GCAGAACATAAGATTCAATCAGCATCTGGCCCTTTGAACATGCAACTTGCTCAAGTACCAAAGATGTTACCAGTGCTTAGGCAAGAGTGGGCTCCAAAGGCTTTTCTCATTTCATTCAAG ACAGCTAGAGACAGATTCAAAGATTCTTTTGAAGAAGGTAGCTGGAGCTCGTGA